In Bradyrhizobium lablabi, one DNA window encodes the following:
- a CDS encoding ABC transporter permease produces the protein MSLFIIRRLWLAALVCLTVLVVSFILTRLSGDLAASIAGPNATAADIAIITKNYGLDRPLVVQFLDWAGHAAEGDLGRSFLYHAPVWGLIRDRLPVTLTLGLTGLAIALLVALPLGILAAAREGSAMDRGIMMVALLGQAMPGFWFGLVLIVLLGLDLQWLPISGVDTWQGYIMPGVVLAFSAIPALMRLTRSGMIDALAADYIRTARAKGLSRASIVLKHALRNAAMPVVSIAAVQLGFMLGGSVVIESVFALPGVGYLAWESITKNDFPVVQAVVLFLAVIYIALTLLADMMNAVLDPRLRG, from the coding sequence ATGTCACTGTTCATCATCCGAAGACTGTGGCTGGCCGCCTTGGTGTGCCTCACCGTTCTGGTCGTCAGCTTCATCTTGACACGCCTTTCCGGCGATCTGGCCGCTTCGATCGCAGGTCCGAACGCGACCGCGGCCGATATCGCGATCATCACCAAGAATTACGGCCTCGATCGGCCGCTGGTCGTGCAGTTTCTCGATTGGGCCGGCCACGCTGCCGAAGGCGACCTCGGCCGATCCTTCCTCTACCATGCGCCGGTTTGGGGACTGATCCGTGATCGGCTGCCGGTCACCCTGACGCTTGGTCTGACCGGCCTTGCGATCGCGCTGTTGGTCGCGCTGCCGCTAGGGATTCTGGCGGCGGCGCGGGAGGGCTCGGCGATGGACCGCGGCATCATGATGGTGGCGCTGCTGGGGCAAGCGATGCCGGGCTTCTGGTTTGGTCTGGTCCTGATCGTGCTGCTTGGCCTGGACCTGCAATGGTTGCCGATTTCGGGCGTGGACACCTGGCAGGGCTACATCATGCCCGGGGTCGTGCTGGCCTTCTCGGCAATCCCGGCGCTGATGCGGCTGACCCGGTCGGGAATGATCGACGCATTGGCTGCGGATTACATTCGTACCGCGCGCGCCAAGGGGCTGAGCCGGGCGAGCATCGTCCTCAAGCACGCGCTCCGCAATGCGGCGATGCCGGTGGTATCGATCGCGGCCGTGCAGCTTGGCTTCATGCTGGGAGGGTCGGTGGTGATCGAGTCGGTATTCGCACTGCCGGGCGTCGGCTATCTGGCCTGGGAATCGATCACCAAAAACGATTTTCCGGTCGTCCAGGCCGTGGTGCTGTTCCTGGCCGTCATCTACATCGCACTGACCTTGCTGGCCGACATGATGAATGCGGTGCTCGATCCGAGGCTTCGGGGATGA
- a CDS encoding hydrogen peroxide-inducible genes activator, whose translation MAILPSLQQLRFLCALAEQCHFGRAAESCAVTQSTLSGGIKELEVRLGITLFERSHRHVMLTPLGKEIATRAQRLLVDAEELVGLARNAHEPLSGPLRFGVIPTVGPYVLPPLLSHLGTALPKLKLQVREAPTTVLLDKLARGELDVLLVAVPYELGDVQTMQIAEDPIVVAMPRNHPLGHHKVVNRDDLAREQVLLIEDGHCLRSHSLQACRIVNPVRNEVFQATSLRTLVQMVAANLGITLIPQIAVDSELASTRDVVIRPLSPDRPYRTLVLAWRPTSSRGAEFRMLGNLIRECLTGPKKAFAPDRDTAALPAR comes from the coding sequence ATGGCCATCCTGCCCAGTCTTCAACAACTCCGCTTTCTGTGCGCCCTGGCCGAGCAATGTCATTTCGGCCGCGCCGCGGAAAGTTGTGCCGTCACGCAATCGACGTTGAGCGGAGGGATCAAGGAGCTCGAGGTACGGCTGGGCATAACGCTATTTGAGCGCAGCCATCGCCACGTGATGCTGACGCCTTTGGGGAAAGAGATCGCGACCCGCGCCCAGCGCCTGCTGGTCGACGCCGAAGAACTGGTCGGGTTGGCCCGCAACGCGCACGAGCCGTTGTCCGGGCCGCTCCGGTTCGGGGTAATACCGACGGTCGGACCTTATGTCCTGCCCCCACTGCTGTCGCACCTAGGCACTGCGTTGCCGAAGCTCAAGCTGCAAGTGCGGGAGGCTCCGACTACAGTCCTGCTGGACAAGCTCGCCAGAGGAGAGCTCGACGTTTTGCTGGTGGCCGTTCCTTACGAGCTTGGCGATGTCCAGACGATGCAAATCGCGGAAGATCCAATCGTCGTGGCGATGCCGCGCAACCATCCTCTTGGCCATCACAAGGTGGTCAACCGCGATGACCTGGCCCGCGAGCAGGTTCTCTTGATCGAGGACGGACACTGCCTGCGCAGCCATTCACTCCAGGCGTGTCGGATCGTGAATCCGGTTCGCAATGAGGTCTTCCAAGCGACCAGTCTGCGAACGCTTGTTCAGATGGTCGCCGCGAATCTTGGTATCACGCTTATTCCCCAGATCGCGGTGGATTCGGAACTCGCTTCAACTCGCGATGTTGTGATCCGACCGCTCTCTCCAGACAGGCCGTACCGGACACTGGTCCTCGCCTGGCGGCCGACATCCTCGCGCGGCGCCGAATTCAGGATGCTCGGAAATCTTATCCGAGAGTGTCTGACTGGTCCCAAGAAAGCATTTGCGCCTGACCGGGACACTGCAGCTCTACCAGCGCGCTGA
- a CDS encoding UvrD-helicase domain-containing protein, which yields MNELGDGEARRRILTEFGFTFFVEAAAGTGKTSALVGRIVSLVRTGTGRLEQVVAVTFTEKAAGEMKLRLRSEIEKARAQATSIERNRLDQALRELELARIGTIHGFCGDILHERPIEAGIDALFAVASEDEAEAIADQAFDRWFEKILEEPPEGIRRVLRRRARGQRPRDQLRTAFHTLRGHRDFPARWRRDPFDRDRAIDALIEELRNVGALATSSSWTDDYLTRSLTEIARFAGESTRLEAVRGRDYDGLEASLRSFTRQRSWSWKGWAGTKFGMFSRDDVLSRRDRLKANLASFIAASDADLAPILHEVLQDPIADYERLKAKAGRLDFLDLLIKTRDLVRNDALVRGELQRRYTHFFVDEFQDTDPLQSEILLLLASEDPKEANWRAAYPIPGKLFLVGDPKQSVYRFRRADVSFYEDVKSQLLAQGAVLLHLTTSFRAPPSIQDFVNGAFAPAMAAGQAGGQATYVPLGHSRLEIAGQPTLIALPVPRPYGEYGNITNRSIEESFPDAVGGFIDWLINESGWKIEEEGAQVPIKPRHIAILSRRFRNFGADVTRPYVRALESRRIPHVLMGGRSFHDREEVIALRTAIEAIEWPDDELKIYATLRGPFFAFSDEALLAFRQYVDADGVVKRRHLNPLRSIDQSILDSAGGQVADALALLRRLHAGRNYRPIAETIGMLLEAVRAHAGIALWPTGEQALGNCQRMIDMAQHFEQRAFSFRSFVEKLETDAERGEVDEAPIVEEGTEGVRIMTVHKAKGLEFPVVILADPTCTATRDTPSRHVNPARHLWLESICGSTPVELLEAAAEELQRDEAEATRLAYVAATRARDLLVMPVTGDQPFGGWLNVLNPALYPEKNGRRIAELAPGCPEFGEDSVLERGPKGRAPPEGPVRPGLHRPITGGPAIVWWDPTKITLDVDELTSLRHQRLLEPSSDGSTVSKSEEDYAAWKNAREKLQQVSSQPSISVQTVTSLVRARSFEESPDQGTGDATRSYPSVEIEVLDRGAFERPGGRRFGVLVHALLSSVEFDAGIDAIRSAATIAGRIVNATEDEVKAASAVVQDALEHPILRRAAASGGRGKLRRETPVLQKRKNGTLIEGVIDLAFQEEESTFAGWTVLDFKTDREFDRSSERYVDQVRMYAEAVAAATATSVRGFVLVV from the coding sequence ATGAACGAATTGGGAGACGGAGAGGCGCGACGGCGCATCCTGACCGAGTTCGGATTCACGTTTTTCGTGGAAGCTGCCGCTGGTACCGGCAAGACCAGCGCGCTGGTCGGGCGCATCGTTAGTTTGGTTCGAACTGGAACTGGAAGGCTCGAACAGGTTGTCGCAGTGACCTTCACTGAAAAGGCTGCCGGAGAGATGAAGCTTCGTCTCCGCAGTGAGATCGAGAAGGCGCGCGCCCAAGCAACGAGCATTGAGCGCAACAGATTGGATCAGGCGCTCAGAGAGTTGGAGCTCGCGCGCATCGGGACGATACATGGCTTTTGCGGCGATATTCTTCACGAGCGGCCAATCGAGGCGGGGATTGATGCGCTCTTCGCAGTGGCCTCGGAAGACGAGGCTGAAGCAATTGCCGACCAGGCGTTTGACCGTTGGTTTGAGAAGATTCTCGAGGAACCCCCGGAGGGCATTCGGCGCGTACTTCGCCGCCGCGCGCGAGGGCAGCGTCCGCGCGATCAGTTGCGCACCGCGTTTCATACCCTCCGAGGACATCGTGATTTTCCGGCAAGGTGGCGGCGCGATCCATTTGATCGTGATCGCGCAATCGACGCATTGATTGAAGAACTACGGAACGTCGGCGCGCTCGCGACAAGCAGCTCTTGGACGGACGACTATCTTACCCGCAGTCTCACCGAAATCGCGCGGTTTGCGGGAGAATCGACGCGTCTGGAGGCCGTTCGCGGTCGCGACTACGATGGTCTTGAGGCAAGTCTTCGTAGTTTTACAAGACAGCGTAGTTGGTCGTGGAAAGGATGGGCTGGAACCAAATTTGGGATGTTCTCCCGAGATGACGTGCTAAGCCGCCGCGATCGGTTGAAGGCAAATCTGGCTTCTTTCATTGCGGCGAGCGATGCCGACCTCGCTCCCATTCTTCACGAAGTCCTGCAGGATCCGATTGCCGACTATGAGCGACTGAAGGCGAAGGCAGGCAGGCTCGATTTTCTCGACCTTCTAATCAAGACCCGTGATCTTGTCCGTAACGACGCTCTTGTGCGAGGCGAGTTGCAGCGCCGTTATACCCATTTTTTTGTCGACGAGTTCCAGGACACAGATCCTCTTCAATCGGAGATTCTCCTTCTGCTGGCTTCCGAAGACCCGAAGGAAGCCAATTGGCGAGCCGCATACCCGATCCCGGGCAAGCTCTTTCTGGTCGGCGATCCAAAGCAATCCGTTTACAGATTCAGGCGCGCCGACGTCTCATTTTATGAGGATGTAAAGTCGCAGCTTCTCGCACAAGGCGCTGTGTTGCTTCATCTGACGACGAGCTTTCGTGCCCCCCCGTCAATACAAGACTTCGTCAACGGCGCCTTCGCTCCAGCGATGGCGGCCGGGCAAGCGGGCGGCCAGGCGACCTATGTTCCGCTGGGCCATTCGCGGCTCGAGATTGCCGGTCAACCGACGCTCATTGCGCTTCCGGTTCCGCGACCGTATGGCGAGTATGGCAACATTACAAACCGGAGCATCGAAGAATCCTTTCCCGATGCGGTGGGCGGTTTCATCGACTGGCTCATCAACGAAAGCGGATGGAAGATAGAAGAGGAGGGGGCGCAGGTGCCGATCAAGCCCCGCCACATTGCGATCCTTTCCCGGCGCTTTCGAAATTTTGGTGCCGATGTTACTCGCCCCTACGTTCGCGCGCTGGAGTCACGCCGCATTCCGCACGTGCTGATGGGGGGCCGGTCGTTCCATGACCGCGAGGAAGTTATCGCTCTCCGGACAGCGATCGAAGCAATCGAATGGCCGGACGACGAGCTAAAGATTTACGCGACGCTGCGTGGCCCGTTCTTCGCGTTCAGCGATGAAGCTCTCCTTGCATTTCGCCAATATGTAGATGCAGATGGCGTCGTGAAACGTCGACATCTTAATCCGCTGCGATCAATCGACCAATCCATACTTGATTCTGCCGGTGGACAGGTTGCTGACGCCTTGGCGCTGTTACGCCGCCTCCATGCTGGCCGCAACTATCGTCCCATCGCGGAAACAATTGGTATGTTGTTAGAAGCAGTGCGTGCGCATGCCGGCATTGCACTTTGGCCGACCGGGGAACAAGCCCTTGGCAACTGCCAACGAATGATCGACATGGCGCAGCATTTCGAACAGCGCGCCTTCTCCTTCCGTTCCTTCGTAGAGAAACTTGAGACTGACGCCGAACGCGGCGAGGTCGACGAGGCGCCGATCGTGGAGGAAGGTACTGAAGGCGTCCGGATCATGACTGTTCATAAGGCGAAGGGCCTGGAATTTCCGGTGGTAATTCTCGCCGATCCAACTTGCACTGCAACGCGCGACACTCCAAGTAGGCACGTCAACCCGGCCCGGCATTTGTGGCTTGAGTCGATTTGCGGATCGACGCCCGTCGAGCTTCTTGAAGCAGCCGCTGAAGAGTTACAGCGTGACGAGGCAGAGGCAACCAGGCTTGCATACGTCGCGGCAACACGCGCGCGCGACCTCTTGGTCATGCCAGTGACTGGCGACCAGCCATTCGGCGGTTGGCTCAACGTGCTCAATCCAGCGCTCTATCCGGAGAAAAATGGGCGCCGGATCGCTGAACTTGCCCCCGGTTGCCCAGAGTTTGGAGAGGACAGTGTGCTTGAGCGGGGGCCGAAAGGCCGTGCGCCTCCCGAGGGGCCGGTTCGTCCAGGTTTGCATAGACCGATAACCGGCGGCCCGGCGATTGTCTGGTGGGATCCCACGAAGATCACACTCGACGTTGACGAGCTGACCTCGCTCAGACACCAGCGTCTCTTGGAACCGAGTTCAGACGGATCTACCGTATCCAAGAGCGAAGAGGACTATGCCGCATGGAAGAATGCTCGGGAAAAATTACAGCAGGTCAGTTCACAGCCTTCGATAAGCGTGCAGACAGTCACTTCACTTGTTCGTGCTCGATCGTTTGAGGAGTCTCCCGATCAGGGTACCGGCGATGCAACGAGGAGTTATCCAAGCGTTGAAATCGAGGTGCTGGACCGCGGTGCGTTCGAACGGCCGGGCGGACGCCGGTTTGGCGTTCTCGTTCATGCGCTTCTCTCCTCAGTTGAGTTCGATGCCGGCATCGACGCGATTCGATCAGCGGCCACGATCGCCGGAAGGATCGTGAATGCGACGGAGGATGAAGTCAAAGCAGCCTCCGCTGTCGTTCAGGATGCGCTTGAGCATCCGATCCTGCGAAGGGCTGCAGCCAGTGGCGGGAGGGGGAAGCTCCGCCGCGAGACGCCGGTATTGCAGAAACGAAAAAATGGCACCCTCATTGAAGGCGTAATCGATCTCGCATTTCAGGAGGAAGAATCAACCTTTGCAGGGTGGACGGTGCTAGATTTCAAGACTGACCGCGAGTTCGATCGATCTTCGGAACGGTATGTTGACCAAGTGAGGATGTATGCTGAGGCCGTTGCAGCCGCGACGGCAACTTCAGTTAGAGGTTTCGTGTTGGTCGTTTGA
- a CDS encoding PD-(D/E)XK nuclease family protein produces the protein MSAAIAISSENSRRIRRASVWLENRAPAEEVVMVGASLDAANELTRNVVKYRGAAFGWHRLTLSQLAASVAASELANKGLTPVSRIATDAIVARFLHNLKADGRLGRFQPIAETPGFPRSIARVITELRLADVSPEKISAAAPDIALLIEVYEAELQKAGLIDWPGTLMLATEVIRSSGSASRLVGLPTLLLDVPVANNVELAFVRAFVSAAPEVLATIPAADEFSINRTCEALKVQAEDLDHEHEDEGALGPIGTLANLQRQLFHEQQAQQDVTHDGAVEVFSAPGEGRECIEIARRILSIARGGLPFDRIAVLLRSPEHYRANLAEAFGRAGIPTHFVRGTTRPDPSARAFCALLKCADEGLSASRFAEYLSLGQVPDAGPDGAPPQAIPSNERWVAPDPEAVAPVPIMEIDDPVEFPKAAAPGTELFVQQPVADGRLRAPGRWERLLVEAAVIGGRNRWRRRIDGLGADLRRKLLDAGREDEAREAMFARMLEDLTSFSAYALPLIDTLADLPSAANWGDWIEQLGALATRAVKQPDRVLAILAELAPMAPVGPVALSEVLLVLEDLLLEVSVPPASPRYGKVFVGPPDAARGLSFEAVFVPGLAEKMFPGKIVEEPILLDVVRGMIDSSLATNQTRLATERLALALAVGAADRTICFSYPRVDLDQARSRVPSFYALEAVRAAEGLLPDFAGLAKRAETAIVTRLGWPAPPDAADAIDDAEHDLAVLGRLVTQPQAEASAARYLMTVNSYLARSLRSRYQRWGSSWTPADGLISRTENIRTLMARHGLAVRSYSPTALQTFARCPYKFFLQTIQGLSPREVPEAIDQMDPLQRGSLIHDVQFQLLAQLRQESLLPVRAANLERVQEALELVISAVAVRYHDDLNPAIERVWEDGISAIRADLREWLRLASEDESGYVPANFELTFGMERPDWNRVDPQAERGAIHLESGVQLRGSIDLVEQHPTGIARVTDHKTGAMDSTPNQLIGGGKSLQPLFYALAAEKLLAGRSQVRSGRLYFCTSIGGFSEHVVTLNDEARAAAVQVVETIDAAVTAPFLPAAPDQRECEYCSYRPVCGPYEERRVTRKSQQRLEQLFALRESR, from the coding sequence ATGTCAGCGGCAATCGCAATCTCCTCCGAAAATAGCCGTCGAATCCGGCGCGCTTCCGTCTGGCTCGAAAATCGAGCGCCCGCCGAAGAAGTCGTGATGGTCGGAGCAAGTCTCGACGCGGCCAATGAGCTCACGCGCAATGTCGTAAAGTACCGAGGTGCGGCATTCGGTTGGCATCGGCTGACCCTTTCCCAACTGGCCGCATCGGTTGCTGCGTCCGAGCTTGCCAACAAGGGGTTGACGCCGGTCAGCCGGATTGCAACCGATGCGATCGTCGCACGATTTCTTCACAATTTGAAAGCGGACGGCAGGCTCGGTCGCTTCCAGCCCATCGCGGAGACGCCGGGATTTCCGCGTAGCATTGCTCGCGTAATCACAGAACTGCGGTTGGCGGATGTCTCGCCAGAGAAGATCAGTGCTGCGGCACCCGATATCGCGCTATTGATTGAGGTTTACGAGGCGGAGCTGCAAAAGGCAGGTCTCATTGACTGGCCGGGTACGTTGATGCTTGCAACCGAGGTCATCCGATCTAGCGGCAGCGCAAGCAGGTTAGTCGGCCTTCCGACGTTGCTGCTCGACGTTCCGGTCGCCAACAATGTTGAACTAGCCTTCGTACGCGCGTTTGTATCAGCCGCCCCCGAGGTGCTGGCAACAATCCCCGCGGCCGATGAATTCTCGATCAATCGCACTTGCGAAGCACTCAAGGTTCAAGCCGAAGATCTTGATCATGAGCACGAGGACGAAGGTGCCCTAGGACCAATCGGCACTTTGGCCAATTTGCAACGACAGTTGTTTCATGAACAACAAGCGCAGCAAGACGTAACCCACGATGGGGCCGTCGAGGTGTTCTCCGCTCCAGGTGAGGGTCGCGAGTGCATCGAGATTGCGCGACGAATCCTTTCAATTGCGCGTGGCGGCCTTCCGTTCGATCGCATCGCAGTGCTGTTGCGCTCGCCGGAACACTATCGCGCGAACCTAGCGGAGGCGTTCGGTCGCGCCGGAATACCTACCCACTTCGTGAGAGGTACGACCCGGCCAGACCCGTCGGCGCGTGCGTTCTGTGCCTTGCTCAAGTGTGCGGACGAAGGTCTGTCGGCCAGCAGGTTTGCCGAATATCTCTCGCTTGGACAGGTTCCCGACGCAGGCCCTGACGGGGCCCCGCCGCAAGCTATCCCGTCGAATGAACGGTGGGTCGCTCCAGATCCCGAGGCAGTAGCGCCGGTGCCGATCATGGAAATCGATGACCCTGTCGAGTTTCCGAAGGCGGCGGCTCCAGGCACCGAGCTTTTTGTGCAGCAGCCCGTCGCAGATGGAAGGCTGAGAGCACCTGGCCGCTGGGAGCGCCTTCTGGTTGAGGCAGCGGTGATCGGAGGCCGAAATCGTTGGCGACGCCGCATCGACGGTCTTGGTGCTGATCTCCGAAGAAAACTCCTGGACGCTGGGCGAGAGGATGAAGCCCGGGAGGCGATGTTTGCGCGCATGCTCGAGGATCTAACCTCGTTTTCAGCTTACGCGTTACCGCTTATTGACACCCTTGCCGATCTGCCGTCTGCGGCAAACTGGGGAGACTGGATCGAACAACTCGGAGCGCTGGCAACGCGCGCGGTTAAACAGCCCGATCGGGTACTTGCGATCCTCGCGGAGCTCGCGCCGATGGCGCCGGTCGGACCTGTCGCCTTGAGCGAAGTGCTGCTGGTGCTTGAAGACTTGCTTCTGGAAGTATCAGTGCCGCCGGCTTCGCCGCGGTACGGCAAAGTTTTTGTAGGTCCACCAGATGCGGCTCGTGGTCTCAGTTTCGAGGCCGTCTTCGTGCCGGGGCTAGCCGAGAAGATGTTTCCAGGAAAGATCGTCGAGGAGCCGATCTTGCTCGATGTCGTGCGCGGGATGATCGATAGCAGCCTTGCAACGAATCAGACCCGGCTCGCAACTGAACGTCTTGCCTTGGCACTTGCGGTCGGCGCCGCAGATCGGACGATCTGTTTCTCTTATCCGCGTGTCGATCTCGACCAGGCGCGGTCGCGAGTTCCTTCTTTCTATGCGCTTGAAGCAGTGCGGGCGGCTGAGGGCTTGCTCCCTGATTTTGCGGGCCTTGCCAAACGCGCAGAGACAGCAATCGTCACCCGGCTAGGCTGGCCGGCACCGCCCGATGCCGCCGATGCGATTGACGATGCCGAGCACGACCTCGCCGTTCTCGGGCGCCTTGTGACTCAACCGCAAGCCGAGGCCAGCGCTGCCCGATATTTGATGACCGTCAATTCCTATCTCGCCCGATCATTGCGGTCGCGCTATCAACGGTGGGGGAGTTCCTGGACGCCGGCCGATGGCCTTATCAGCCGGACCGAAAATATTCGAACCCTTATGGCGCGCCACGGCCTTGCCGTTCGCAGCTATTCCCCGACCGCGCTGCAGACTTTTGCACGGTGTCCATACAAATTCTTCCTTCAGACGATTCAAGGTCTTTCTCCGCGAGAGGTACCGGAAGCGATAGACCAGATGGATCCTTTGCAGCGCGGATCGCTCATTCATGACGTCCAGTTTCAACTCCTCGCACAGCTCCGACAGGAAAGTCTGCTTCCAGTGCGCGCTGCAAATCTCGAAAGAGTGCAAGAGGCGCTTGAACTAGTCATTTCTGCGGTTGCCGTTCGTTACCATGACGATCTTAACCCCGCGATTGAGCGCGTGTGGGAGGACGGGATCAGCGCAATTCGTGCCGATTTGCGCGAATGGCTGAGACTGGCCAGCGAGGACGAGTCAGGCTACGTGCCCGCAAACTTTGAGCTGACATTTGGCATGGAGCGCCCCGACTGGAATCGTGTCGACCCGCAGGCAGAACGCGGTGCCATTCACCTCGAATCCGGCGTCCAGCTTCGCGGTTCAATTGACCTCGTCGAGCAGCACCCAACAGGCATCGCCCGAGTAACCGATCACAAGACCGGCGCTATGGACAGCACGCCGAACCAATTGATTGGAGGTGGTAAGTCCCTTCAACCTTTGTTTTATGCACTTGCGGCCGAGAAACTACTTGCAGGACGGTCACAAGTCCGTTCGGGCCGGCTTTACTTCTGCACGTCGATCGGCGGTTTCTCTGAGCACGTCGTCACCCTCAACGATGAGGCTCGAGCTGCGGCCGTTCAAGTTGTTGAGACGATCGATGCAGCGGTAACGGCACCATTTTTGCCAGCAGCTCCGGATCAGCGTGAATGCGAGTACTGTAGCTATCGGCCAGTATGCGGTCCATACGAGGAACGGCGTGTGACTCGTAAGTCTCAACAGCGCCTTGAACAACTCTTCGCGTTGAGAGAGTCGCGATGA
- a CDS encoding tyrosine-type recombinase/integrase, with the protein MADLRILLTDKTIARLPTPKDGWYLVRDTELKGFFVVVGKRKRTFTVQGDLRQDGKRASSIRVAIGGTDEISTRSARATAKEYLALISRGQHPKDEKGSPRTSQTETAGNKTAATLRGVTLKEAWQRYLDAHLVRKGRSELTIEGYRDHVERIFVDWLDTPLQELASDPARVAKRHDEITNENGPYMANGSMRTLRAVYNHASKTNKSLPSDNPADAIDWNEEKRRDTGMGTSDLEGWFAELAAIENPVRREFHLFTLLSGCRPAALQEIQPSHIDFRRRIVHIPKPKGGVKRAFDIPLSREMILCLIRAIRFSRQMYPSNGGDWLFPGDSASGHLAEGKEDRATLSKWGNDLRQSFRTIATAAGVSEFDAKLLMNHAIPGVNAGYITRHKLLENHLRCQQQAISSAVFAGLGTSLTEHQRLRGWLGRGASRRATLDAPINSSDCVAGKQVTIRPAA; encoded by the coding sequence ATGGCCGACCTCCGGATTCTGCTGACTGACAAGACGATCGCTCGATTACCAACCCCAAAGGATGGTTGGTATTTGGTTCGAGATACCGAACTGAAGGGCTTCTTCGTTGTCGTAGGTAAGCGGAAGAGGACATTCACGGTCCAAGGCGATCTCAGGCAGGACGGAAAGCGCGCATCATCCATTAGGGTGGCGATTGGTGGCACCGATGAGATATCGACACGGAGTGCACGCGCTACCGCAAAGGAGTATTTGGCCCTAATCAGTCGAGGACAGCATCCGAAGGATGAGAAGGGAAGCCCAAGGACCAGTCAGACCGAAACGGCTGGAAATAAGACGGCCGCGACGTTGCGAGGTGTTACACTTAAGGAGGCCTGGCAGCGATATCTGGACGCTCACTTAGTTCGGAAGGGGCGCAGCGAGCTCACCATCGAAGGTTACCGCGATCACGTAGAGCGAATTTTCGTGGATTGGCTCGATACGCCGTTGCAAGAGCTTGCATCAGATCCGGCTCGTGTGGCGAAGAGACACGACGAGATCACCAATGAAAATGGTCCTTACATGGCTAATGGAAGCATGCGAACTTTACGTGCTGTTTATAATCATGCCAGCAAGACCAACAAGTCGCTGCCTTCCGACAACCCGGCAGACGCAATTGACTGGAACGAAGAGAAGCGTCGCGATACTGGGATGGGCACCAGCGACCTGGAAGGCTGGTTTGCTGAGTTGGCGGCTATCGAAAATCCAGTCCGGCGTGAATTCCATCTGTTCACGCTGCTGTCTGGCTGTCGTCCTGCGGCATTGCAGGAGATACAGCCCAGCCATATCGATTTTCGGCGGCGCATAGTCCACATTCCTAAGCCTAAGGGCGGCGTCAAGCGCGCGTTCGATATTCCGTTATCGCGCGAGATGATCCTGTGCCTCATACGGGCGATTCGCTTTAGCCGCCAAATGTATCCGTCGAACGGCGGAGACTGGTTATTCCCAGGCGACAGTGCATCAGGGCATTTAGCCGAGGGAAAGGAAGATCGAGCCACGCTGTCGAAGTGGGGCAACGATCTTCGCCAGAGCTTCCGAACCATCGCGACTGCAGCCGGCGTGTCCGAGTTCGACGCAAAGCTGCTAATGAACCACGCCATTCCCGGCGTGAATGCCGGTTACATTACTCGACACAAGCTTCTTGAGAACCACCTGCGCTGCCAGCAACAAGCAATCAGCAGCGCTGTATTTGCTGGCCTAGGAACCTCACTGACTGAACATCAACGTCTCCGAGGTTGGCTGGGCCGCGGTGCAAGCCGACGAGCTACTTTGGATGCACCGATCAACTCGAGCGATTGCGTCGCGGGGAAGCAAGTGACCATTCGACCGGCCGCCTGA
- a CDS encoding DedA family protein, giving the protein MEFASLSDVLISLIPIYGPWIIFGIVALESAGVPLPGETVLIAAALLAATTGQINIVVVVAAAAAGAIVGDGMGYMVGRRLGLPFLRRYGRYIRLDEDRLLIGRYLFFQYGNAVVFFGRFIAVLRMFAALLAGANCMPPSRFFFFNITGGVCWACLFGFGAYAVGGEIYKISGVLSVISLVLFIAAGYAFSIFIRRNEVTLRRRAEVVLSDHSCG; this is encoded by the coding sequence ATGGAGTTTGCTTCTTTGTCCGATGTCTTGATTAGCTTGATCCCGATCTACGGCCCGTGGATCATCTTTGGTATTGTTGCGTTAGAAAGTGCCGGCGTGCCTCTCCCCGGAGAGACAGTTCTCATTGCCGCTGCACTGCTTGCCGCCACCACCGGTCAGATCAATATCGTCGTCGTTGTAGCGGCAGCTGCAGCGGGTGCGATTGTCGGGGACGGTATGGGATACATGGTCGGGCGTCGCCTTGGTTTGCCCTTTCTTCGCAGATACGGTCGGTACATCCGCCTCGATGAGGATCGATTGCTGATCGGTCGATATCTTTTCTTTCAGTATGGCAACGCCGTCGTGTTCTTTGGGCGTTTCATTGCAGTGCTGCGAATGTTTGCGGCTTTGCTTGCAGGCGCCAATTGCATGCCGCCAAGTCGATTTTTCTTCTTCAATATAACTGGTGGAGTCTGCTGGGCGTGTCTGTTCGGCTTCGGCGCTTATGCGGTCGGCGGCGAAATTTACAAGATTTCCGGAGTACTGAGTGTGATCTCATTGGTCCTGTTTATTGCGGCGGGATATGCATTTTCAATTTTCATTCGACGAAATGAAGTCACGTTACGCCGTCGAGCGGAAGTAGTCCTGTCAGATCATTCGTGCGGATGA